One Ahaetulla prasina isolate Xishuangbanna chromosome 1, ASM2864084v1, whole genome shotgun sequence DNA window includes the following coding sequences:
- the MADCAM1 gene encoding mucosal addressin cell adhesion molecule 1 isoform X1, with the protein MAMISFAFLLSLVCYGCSLPTSKPAIRPLKPLVERGGTIQLICSMDCPGAEVQWEGLDIDLGDIISNHTQSVLTLSNATISTEGTKMCSGQCQGRPSQAKVELKVYSFPDTLQLDFQPKLLHVGQPARLLCSMSHVYPHGALTLTWFQGDEQLEASKETEEEEMGDSEDQLFVYHSELELPRVAEDVTYKCKATLEVEEEVFVHERVAITITGPKSTQELLSVTKSIALTPTSGRISQTSAPELLTTANWKSSAGITTSLLGLVSSKHNSSGTSVVTPTAASTLKSLTEGPNSITVGNNSTSYPIGNPLAELGTTSPKFETWSRHHARFHLQMSLGLGLSAKFRFVLLVPFLTDRELSAKPLSTTEGATERPTTTKPVSTANGFLTEGATEKTKDPCRPTIVPVPAQGTLGGALRITCQTAKCSRDVQIQWVETPLAQSQYRLEEAEGRSTLMVERVSLEHQGVYRCIAIASPPRIATVRIVVSADVVNTDALFTIGATGSLFGLIITGYIAHRWRQRHRW; encoded by the exons GTCTTCCAACTTCCAAGCCCGCCATCCGGCCTCTGAAGCCTCTGGTGGAACGCGGAGGCACGATTCAACTCATCTGTTCCATGGATTGTCCTGGTGCTGAAGTGCAATGGGAAGGCCTGGACATCGACTTGGGGGACATCATTTCAAACCACACGCAGAGTGTCCTAACACTGAGCAATGCGACCATTAGCACGGAGGGGACGAAGATGTGCTCAGGGCAGTGCCAAGGGAGGCCCTCTCAGGCCAAGGTGGAGCTGAAggtctatt CTTTTCCAGATACTCTGCAGTTGGACTTCCAGCCCAAGTTGCTGCACGTTGGGCAGCCGGCTCGCTTGCTTTGTTCCATGAGTCACGTCTACCCTCACGGTGCCCTTACGTTGACGTGGTTTCAGGGAGATGAACAACTGGAGGCTTCCAAAGAgacggaagaagaagaaatgggagACTCGGAAGACCAGCTGTTCGTCTACCACTCTGAACTGGAGCTCCCGAGGGTGGCAGAAGATGTAACTTACAAATGCAAAGCAACTTTGGAGGTCGAAGAAGAGGTCTTTGTCCACGAGAGGGTCGCTATCACCATCACTGGCCCCAAAT CTACGCAGGAGCTTCTCAGTGTCACTAAGAGCATCGCCCTTACTCCTACATCTGGAAGGATAAGTCAAACATCTGCTCCGGAGCTACTCACCACAGCTAATTGGAAATCCTCAGCTGGGATAACCACCAGTCTCCTCGGTCTTGTTTCCAGCAAGCATAACAGCTCTGGGACATCTGTAGTTACACCAACAGCCGCCTCCACGCTGAAATCCCTAACGGAAGGTCCCAACTCCATCACAGTGGGCAACAACTCCACTTCTTACCCGATAGGTAACCCTCTGGCAGAACTAGGGACCACCTCTCCAAAATTTGAGACGTGGTCCCGTCACCATGCACGGTTCCATCTTCAGATGTCACTAGGTTTAGGTCTTTCAGCCAAATTCAGGTTTGTTTTGCTTGTCCCTTTCTTAACAGACCGAGAATTAAGTGCAAAGCCTCTTTCCACGACAGAAGGGGCCACGGAAAGACCAACTACGACCAAGCCGGTTTCCACAGCCAACGGTTTCTTGACAGAAGGAGCCACAGAAAAAACAAAGGACCCCTGCCGACCCACGATCGTGCCTGTGCCTGCCCAAGGGACATTGGGAGGCGCCCTTCGCATCACCTGCCAAACCGCCAAGTGCAGCAGAGACGTCCAAATCCAGTGGGTGGAAACCCCACTGGCCCAATCGCAGTACCGTCTGGAGGAAGCCGAGGGGCGGTCGACCCTGATGGTTGAGCGTGTCAGCTTGGAGCACCAGGGGGTCTATCGATGCATCGCGATTGCCAGTCCACCCCGAATAGCTACCGTGCGCATCGTGGTGTCCGCTG ATGTTGTCAACACCGATGCCCTCTTCACCATCGGAGCCACTGGATCCCTCTTCGGATTGATCATCACAGGCTACATTGCCCATCGATGGCGGCAACGGCACAGATGGTGA
- the MADCAM1 gene encoding mucosal addressin cell adhesion molecule 1 isoform X2, with protein sequence MAMISFAFLLSLVCYGCSLPTSKPAIRPLKPLVERGGTIQLICSMDCPGAEVQWEGLDIDLGDIISNHTQSVLTLSNATISTEGTKMCSGQCQGRPSQAKVELKVYSFPDTLQLDFQPKLLHVGQPARLLCSMSHVYPHGALTLTWFQGDEQLEASKETEEEEMGDSEDQLFVYHSELELPRVAEDVTYKCKATLEVEEEVFVHERVAITITGPKSTQELLSVTKSIALTPTSGRISQTSAPELLTTANWKSSAGITTSLLGLVSSKHNSSGTSVVTPTAASTLKSLTEGPNSITVGNNSTSYPIDRELSAKPLSTTEGATERPTTTKPVSTANGFLTEGATEKTKDPCRPTIVPVPAQGTLGGALRITCQTAKCSRDVQIQWVETPLAQSQYRLEEAEGRSTLMVERVSLEHQGVYRCIAIASPPRIATVRIVVSADVVNTDALFTIGATGSLFGLIITGYIAHRWRQRHRW encoded by the exons GTCTTCCAACTTCCAAGCCCGCCATCCGGCCTCTGAAGCCTCTGGTGGAACGCGGAGGCACGATTCAACTCATCTGTTCCATGGATTGTCCTGGTGCTGAAGTGCAATGGGAAGGCCTGGACATCGACTTGGGGGACATCATTTCAAACCACACGCAGAGTGTCCTAACACTGAGCAATGCGACCATTAGCACGGAGGGGACGAAGATGTGCTCAGGGCAGTGCCAAGGGAGGCCCTCTCAGGCCAAGGTGGAGCTGAAggtctatt CTTTTCCAGATACTCTGCAGTTGGACTTCCAGCCCAAGTTGCTGCACGTTGGGCAGCCGGCTCGCTTGCTTTGTTCCATGAGTCACGTCTACCCTCACGGTGCCCTTACGTTGACGTGGTTTCAGGGAGATGAACAACTGGAGGCTTCCAAAGAgacggaagaagaagaaatgggagACTCGGAAGACCAGCTGTTCGTCTACCACTCTGAACTGGAGCTCCCGAGGGTGGCAGAAGATGTAACTTACAAATGCAAAGCAACTTTGGAGGTCGAAGAAGAGGTCTTTGTCCACGAGAGGGTCGCTATCACCATCACTGGCCCCAAAT CTACGCAGGAGCTTCTCAGTGTCACTAAGAGCATCGCCCTTACTCCTACATCTGGAAGGATAAGTCAAACATCTGCTCCGGAGCTACTCACCACAGCTAATTGGAAATCCTCAGCTGGGATAACCACCAGTCTCCTCGGTCTTGTTTCCAGCAAGCATAACAGCTCTGGGACATCTGTAGTTACACCAACAGCCGCCTCCACGCTGAAATCCCTAACGGAAGGTCCCAACTCCATCACAGTGGGCAACAACTCCACTTCTTACCCGATAG ACCGAGAATTAAGTGCAAAGCCTCTTTCCACGACAGAAGGGGCCACGGAAAGACCAACTACGACCAAGCCGGTTTCCACAGCCAACGGTTTCTTGACAGAAGGAGCCACAGAAAAAACAAAGGACCCCTGCCGACCCACGATCGTGCCTGTGCCTGCCCAAGGGACATTGGGAGGCGCCCTTCGCATCACCTGCCAAACCGCCAAGTGCAGCAGAGACGTCCAAATCCAGTGGGTGGAAACCCCACTGGCCCAATCGCAGTACCGTCTGGAGGAAGCCGAGGGGCGGTCGACCCTGATGGTTGAGCGTGTCAGCTTGGAGCACCAGGGGGTCTATCGATGCATCGCGATTGCCAGTCCACCCCGAATAGCTACCGTGCGCATCGTGGTGTCCGCTG ATGTTGTCAACACCGATGCCCTCTTCACCATCGGAGCCACTGGATCCCTCTTCGGATTGATCATCACAGGCTACATTGCCCATCGATGGCGGCAACGGCACAGATGGTGA